AAAGAATCTTAATCCTTCTTTGCCGATTCTTGTAGTTGATTCTGAAACTAACTTTATTTTTAAACCTCTAATGTACGAAGTTTTAAGTAAAGAAATAAGAAGTTGGGAAGCCACCCCAAAATTTGCAAATATTTTTTCTGATGCTGGTATAACTTTTTTAAGAAATTGTTTAACCAAGATTTCCTTCAAAGAAAATATTCTTGAATTTAGCGATGATTTAAAATTAAGTTATCAGTTCCTTGTTATATGTACAGGATCTATTCCAAATAGTTTTTTTATAAAAGGTGTAGATGAAAATTGTTATTTTTTTAATGATGTTCACGATCTAAATAAATTAACTTTTTTTTTAAAAAAATCACAAGATACTGCGTTGCATAAAAAGTTATTCATAGTTGGAGGTGGTCCCTCTGGTATCGAGTTAGCATGCAAAATTAAAGATATATTTACAGACCAATTTGAAATTAATGTGATAGAAAAATCAAACGAAATCCTCAATAAAAACAAAATTTTTAATAGAGAACAATCAGAGAAGGCATTAGAAAAAAGAAAAATCAACGTTCTTTTGAATTCCACAGTTAAAGAGGTCTCAGAAACTAAGATTAGTATTGCTAGTAAGCTTGGAATAACTTCTTTGGATAAAGACATAGTTATTTGGACTGCAGGTGTAAAACCTAATTTGTCTTACTTAGAAACTGATCAAATAACAAAAAAATTTGGACGAATTTTAGTTAATAATAATTTGCAAATAGAAAAATATAAAAACTGTTTTGCTATTGGTGATATTTCAGTTATTGAAGGAATGGAGGATTTACCCATAACGGCTCAGGTCGCTATGCAGGAAGGAAATTATCTGGCTAATAATTTAGAACTTTTAATTCAAGGAAAGGATCCTTTACCCTTTGAATTTAAAGATAATGGTGAAATGATTAGCTTAGGAATAGGAGAAGCTTCAATTTCTGGACTTGGGGTTACTTTATCTGGGAAATTGGCTTTTGAGGCAAGAAGACTTATATATGCTTCCAAGTTGCCTGATATTACTGAAAGCTTAAAATCTGCATCTTCATGGATATTCCAAAAAAAATCTATTTTTAAAAAGTTTTTTAAAAAAGATAGTTCCAATTAAACTTTTTTGAAATTTTGTTTTTGGGTATATTGAGTTAAATAAGTTTCGTATGAATTTAATTTCAGTAGTTATTAATAATTTTGATGCGTTTATAACGGTGGTGGTTTTAATAATGTCAATAATTTTATTTATTAAAAATACTATTGCGCCAGAATTGACTGGTTTATTATGTGTTGGGATATTCATAGCTACAGGGGTCCTTTCTCCTGAAAAAGCTTTAGCTGGATTTGGTAGCCCATCCTTAATTACTCTGATGGGGTTATTTGCAGTTTCTTCTGCATTATTTAAAAGTGGTGCTTTAGACCGAGTAAGAGAATTGATTTCTTCTGAAGGTATTAGAACTCCAAGGAAATTAATTTCTTTAATAGCTTTTTTGATTGCTCCAATATCTGGAATTGTACCTAATACTCCAGTAGTTGCATCTTTGCTACCCATAATTGAAGGTTGGTGCGAGCGGAGAAATATATCACCATCAAAAGTTTTATTACCCCTTTCTTTTGCTACTTTACTAGGAGGAACCCTAACATTATTAGGTAGCTCAGTAAATCTTCTTGTAAGTGATATTAGTCAGCAATTAGGTTATGGAGCTTTGGAATTATTTAGTTTGACGTCAATAGGGATTCCTGTATGGCTTATAGGTACAACCTATATGATTCTAGTTTCTGACGTACTTTTGCCAGATAGAGGAAGAGATAAGGAATTTATAAAAAATGGTGATTTGAATATATACTTTACCGAAGTTACTATTCCCTCTACTTCAGAATTAGTTGGACAATCTGTCAGAAATAGTAGATTGCAAAGACGATTTGACGTTGATGTTCTGGAATTGCAACGAAATGGAAAAGTTATTCTTCCCCCTTTGGCTGATAGAAAGATTGAACCGGATGATAGATTAATAATCCGCGTTACAAGGGCAGATTTATTTAGGCTTCAGCAGGAACATACCATTCTGTTAGGCGAAAATAAAACATCTTTCGATGGAGCTAATGTTTTCTCAGATGATGAAGGTACTAAGACCTTTGAAGCCCTTTTACCAGCTGGCTCAACACTTGCTGGTGCAAGTTTGAGAGAATTAAGATTTAGGCAGCGTCATAATGCAACAGTTTTGGCACTAAGAAGAGGTCAACAAACTGTTCAGGAGAGATTAGGCCAAGCTGTTTTAAGGGCTGGAGATGTTTTATTATTGCAAGCACCGTTAGATTCAATAAGAGGTTTGCAAGCTAGTAATGATTTACTTATTTTAGATCAATTCGAAGATGATTTACCTTTTTTGATAAAAAAACCTATATCTATTGGAATTGCAATAGGAATGGTGGTTTTGCCTTCAGTTTCAAATATTCCATTAGTAGGTTCAGTCCTTTTAGCAGTCATTGCTATGGTTGCTTGTGGATGTTTAAGACCTGCAGAGATACAAAAATCAATTAGGTTAGACGTCATTTTATTGTTGGGATCTCTATCATGCTTTAGTGTGGCTATGCAAGTAACAGGATTAGCAGATTTAATTGCTGTCAATCTAAACTTTGCCCTTAATGGAATGCCTCTGTATTTTGCACTAGTCTTAATTTTTGTATCGACAGTCATTCTTACACAATTTATAAGTAATGCTGCTTCGGTTGCTTTGATTTTGCCTGTGGCTATTGAATTATCAAACGTTTTAGGGATTTCACCAAGTGCTTTAATAATGCTTGTTTTATTTGGTGCAAGTCAATCTTTCTTGACTCCAATGGGTTATCAAACAAATTTAATGGTTTATGGTCCTGGAAGATATAGGTTTTTTGATATCGCAAAATACGGAGCTGGATTAACACTTATAATGTCTTTTACTGTACCAGCATTGATAATTTTAAATTACGGGTAATATCGTGAAATTCACAAGTAAGGTTTATAAGTTAAAAGATGCTTACAAAAAGCTATCTGTGCCTCAATTTACTATTGTTACAGGCTTATTTATTATTTGCCTTGGAACTTTAATTTTGAGTTCTCCATTATGTTCATCTTCAAAGGTTGGCTTGTGGGAAGCATTTTTTACATCTACTTCTGCTATTACTGTAACTGGTCTAACCATTATAGATATTGGTGATGATTTAAATTTCTTTGGCCAAGTTTTCTTGGCTTTTATGCTCTTATCAGGTGGTCTAGGATTAATGGCTATTACAACATTTTTACAAGGTTTTGTTGTAAAGGGGACAAAGCTAAGAACTAGATTAGATAAAGGAAAGACCCTAGATGAATTTGGAGTTGGAGGAATTGGTCGAACTTTTCAAAGTATTGCTATTACAGCGATTAGTATCATATCCTTGGGCGCAATTGTTTTATATGCTTTTGGATTTGTAGACATTCAAAATAATTGGGAAAGACTATGGTCCTCGATTTTTCACAGTATATCTGCATATAACAATGCAGGATTTTCTTTAAGTTCAAATAGTCTCCAAGACTATAGAACAAATTATTTGGTGAATAGTGTTTTTGTTTTTCTCATTGTTATGGGCGGATTGGGATGGCGGGTTATTGATGATATTTGGAGTAATAAAAAAAATCTTTCTTATAAAAAATTAAGCCTTCATTCCAGACTAGTGCTTAGGACAAGTTTGTCTCTAATATTATTTGGATCATTAGGATTCTTTATCACTGAATCATTGCTTAATAGTCAATTTTTTAATGATTTGAATTTGTTTGAACGGTTATTGTCATCAATTTTTGAGACAGTAAGTGCGAGAACTGCCGGCTTTACAAATTATCCAATCTCCTTGAACTCTATATCAGATACTGGCTTATTGTTATTAATGACTTTGATGTTTATTGGAGCAAGTACTGGAGGTACTGGTGGAGGCATAAAAACAACTACATTTATTGCTTTAATGGCTGCAACTAGATCAACTTTAAGAGGTCAAAAAGATGTCATTATTAGCAATAGAGTAATTTCAGATAAAGTTATTCTAAAGGCAGTTGGAATCACAGTTGGATCTTTACTTTTTGTTCTTTTAATGGCAATGTTGCTTAGTACAACAAATACGTTTGTTAAGCGAGAATCTTTCACATTCCTAGAAATTCTGTTCACTTGCATATCTGCATTTGCAACTGTTGGTTTTGATATTGGTTTAACTGCAA
This window of the Prochlorococcus marinus XMU1410 genome carries:
- a CDS encoding TrkH family potassium uptake protein translates to MKFTSKVYKLKDAYKKLSVPQFTIVTGLFIICLGTLILSSPLCSSSKVGLWEAFFTSTSAITVTGLTIIDIGDDLNFFGQVFLAFMLLSGGLGLMAITTFLQGFVVKGTKLRTRLDKGKTLDEFGVGGIGRTFQSIAITAISIISLGAIVLYAFGFVDIQNNWERLWSSIFHSISAYNNAGFSLSSNSLQDYRTNYLVNSVFVFLIVMGGLGWRVIDDIWSNKKNLSYKKLSLHSRLVLRTSLSLILFGSLGFFITESLLNSQFFNDLNLFERLLSSIFETVSARTAGFTNYPISLNSISDTGLLLLMTLMFIGASTGGTGGGIKTTTFIALMAATRSTLRGQKDVIISNRVISDKVILKAVGITVGSLLFVLLMAMLLSTTNTFVKRESFTFLEILFTCISAFATVGFDIGLTAKLNHFGQFILIVGMFVGRLGILLLLSALWQALYKSRIDRQKRIGYPRADLYV
- a CDS encoding SLC13 family permease produces the protein MNLISVVINNFDAFITVVVLIMSIILFIKNTIAPELTGLLCVGIFIATGVLSPEKALAGFGSPSLITLMGLFAVSSALFKSGALDRVRELISSEGIRTPRKLISLIAFLIAPISGIVPNTPVVASLLPIIEGWCERRNISPSKVLLPLSFATLLGGTLTLLGSSVNLLVSDISQQLGYGALELFSLTSIGIPVWLIGTTYMILVSDVLLPDRGRDKEFIKNGDLNIYFTEVTIPSTSELVGQSVRNSRLQRRFDVDVLELQRNGKVILPPLADRKIEPDDRLIIRVTRADLFRLQQEHTILLGENKTSFDGANVFSDDEGTKTFEALLPAGSTLAGASLRELRFRQRHNATVLALRRGQQTVQERLGQAVLRAGDVLLLQAPLDSIRGLQASNDLLILDQFEDDLPFLIKKPISIGIAIGMVVLPSVSNIPLVGSVLLAVIAMVACGCLRPAEIQKSIRLDVILLLGSLSCFSVAMQVTGLADLIAVNLNFALNGMPLYFALVLIFVSTVILTQFISNAASVALILPVAIELSNVLGISPSALIMLVLFGASQSFLTPMGYQTNLMVYGPGRYRFFDIAKYGAGLTLIMSFTVPALIILNYG
- a CDS encoding NAD(P)/FAD-dependent oxidoreductase, with product MKSIQKPIVIVGAGFAGMTFALNLKNLNPSLPILVVDSETNFIFKPLMYEVLSKEIRSWEATPKFANIFSDAGITFLRNCLTKISFKENILEFSDDLKLSYQFLVICTGSIPNSFFIKGVDENCYFFNDVHDLNKLTFFLKKSQDTALHKKLFIVGGGPSGIELACKIKDIFTDQFEINVIEKSNEILNKNKIFNREQSEKALEKRKINVLLNSTVKEVSETKISIASKLGITSLDKDIVIWTAGVKPNLSYLETDQITKKFGRILVNNNLQIEKYKNCFAIGDISVIEGMEDLPITAQVAMQEGNYLANNLELLIQGKDPLPFEFKDNGEMISLGIGEASISGLGVTLSGKLAFEARRLIYASKLPDITESLKSASSWIFQKKSIFKKFFKKDSSN